A window of the Falco rusticolus isolate bFalRus1 chromosome 1, bFalRus1.pri, whole genome shotgun sequence genome harbors these coding sequences:
- the CUX2 gene encoding homeobox protein cut-like 2 isoform X9 yields the protein MHLDIRKGIHLLSPCNNTAAIPSCLFDDPAPVLEAARSLEDRLQQLQRLEPEPSPLKDLSRPWKKHPELVGTKEHREGTSPATGLAAAAEPPFSGIDGKALCTETLLQRNEAEKQKGLQEAQVTLAARLGEAEEKIKVLHAALKATQTELLELRCKYDEEAASKADEVAMIMTNLEKANQRAEAAQREVESLREQLAAVNSSLRLACCSPPGAAGQDKVNYSMCSGSRLEAALAAKDREILRLLKDVQHLQSSLQELEESSANQIAELEGQLAAKNEAIEKLEEKLQAQADYEEIKTELSILKAMKVASASCSLPQASAAACAGMLAGLWHACQPCRQWLRRPFPSRLGSLQSISKAEEALLLGKEAFYPSQKYLLEKPSLLASTEEDHSEDESGKDSLGMEQPYPSPQHAPADEPTSPTPLPPLPGPGLAPDGPQTFSLSPFPGGERLSGDPKAPHPPLPAYKNENASVGPPFPSAFFGAKGSATHPGTAPAASATSPPGEPSEGSTSSSAEEEQLDTAEIAFQVKEQLLKHNIGQRVFGHYVLGLSQGSVSEILARPKPWHKLTVKGKEPFIKMKQFLSDEQNVLALRTIQVRQRGSITPRIRTPETGSDDAIKSILEQAKKEIESQKGGEPKTPSASQTVANGTGGSSSEDAIKSILEQARREMQAQQQALLEMESGSSGRPGDTSPAERSTLATVSQNIVPTYVKQEEGSGTSPGPPQTPLAVLSPAAFVQSIIRKVKSEIGDAGSYFDQHWASERSLLSRPYTSVSPSLSSSSSSYSSMANGRGWPRGEPSEGGTNEDELPPADDEPHRLTEMKTEGAGAEPAAGGRLSYYPTYVPRTLKPTVPPLTPEQYEMYMYREVDTLELTRQVKEKLAKNGICQRIFGEKVLGLSQGSVSDMLSRPKPWSKLTQKGREPFIRMQLWLTDQLGQGISQQPTPSQASPVEPQPSPSPPPSPAEHEKGCQEPLTLALESSKENQQPESRSTPAMGGKTYPNSQGPVGIQEIVAMSPELDTYSITKKVKEVLTDNNLGQRLFGESILGLTQGSVSDLLSRPKPWHKLSLKGREPFVRMQLWLNDPHNVEKLRDMKKLEKKAYLKRRYGLMSTGSDSESPSARSECASPSLQPQDLSLLQIKKPRVVLAPEEKEALKKAYQLEPYPSQQTIELLSFQLNLKTNTVINWFHNYRSRMRREMLVEGTQDNDTDPEQSGGAAVPGRRAPHSPDSDTEDRKPVFGGGEHPCAAVPVKVKEEQGEAGGWGRRRDSRSPAGAAEGTGPPQEERGAAPHAAAPSAGSLPRRGGRAGAAAGGPAPPPPPHPDSSQSSAGSSRCSLEVSPTSPSAASSPGLTGSASPGPSSAGPVSPALPPAPGPRLSTSVQRRHEKMANLNNIIHRLERAANREEALEWEF from the exons ACCCCGCTCCTGTGCTGGAGGCTGCCCGGAGCCTGGAGGAccggctgcagcagctccagcgcCTCGAGCCCGAACCGTCCCCCCTGAAGGATCTCAGCCGCCCCTGGAAGAAACACCCAGAGCTCGTCGGCACCAAAG agcacagagaggGGACGTCGCCAGCAACTGGACTTGCAGCAGCGGCCGAGCCCCCGTTCTCTGGCATCGACGGCAAAGCACTGTGCACAGAAACCTTGCTGCAGAGAAAtgaggcagaaaagcaaaa GGGACTGCAGGAAGCACAGGTCACTTTGGCTGCTcggctgggggaggcagaggagaagaTCAAAGTGCTCCACGCAG cgCTGAAGGCCACCCAGacggagctgctggagctgcggTGTAAATACGACGAGGAAGCTGCATCAAA GGCAGATGAAGTAGCCATGATCATGACGAACCTCGAAAAAGCCAACCAG CGAGCAGAGGCGGCGCAGAGGGAGGTGGAGAGCTTGCGGGAGCAGCTGGCAGCCGTGAATAGCTCCCTGCGCCTGGCCTGCTGCTCcccgccgggcgctgccggg caggaCAAAGTGAACTATTCCATGTGCTCAGGGTCGAGGCTGGAGGCGGCTCTGGCTGCCAAAGACCGGGAGATCCTGCGGCTCCTGAAAGACGTCCAGCACCTCCAGAGCTcgctgcaggagctggaggagtcCTCTGCCAACCAGATTGCCGAGCTGGAGGGGCAGCTGGCCGCCAAGAACGAAGCCATCGAG aagctggaggagaagctgcaggCGCAGGCGGACTACGAGGAGATCAAAACGGAGCTGAG CATCCTGAAGGCGATGAAGGTGGCCTCCgccagctgcagccttcccCAGGCAAGTGCTGCGGCGTGTGCCGGCATGCTCGCCGGGCTGTGGCACGCGTGCCAGCCCTGCCGCCAGTGGCTCCGCCGCCCTTTCCCATCTCGGCTTGGCTCCTTGCAGAGCATATCGAAGGCAGAGGaggccctgctgctggggaaggaggctTTCTACCCTTCCCAGAAGTACCTGCTGGAGAagcccagcctgctggccagCACTG AGGAGGATCACTCCGAAGACGAGTCGGGGAAGGATTCGCTGGGCATGGAGCAGCCGTACCCATCCCCCCAACATGCCCCGGCAGACGAACCCAcctcccccactcccctcccaCCTCTTCCCGGTCCCGGCCTGGCTCCTGATGGCCCCCAGACTTTCTCACTGTCCCCCTTCCCAGGGGGCGAGCGGCTGTCAGGAGACCCCAAGGCCCCCCACCCACCACTGCCTGCCTACAAGAATGAGAATGCCAGTGTGGGGCcacccttcccctctgccttctTCGGGGCCAAGGGCAGTGCCACGCACCCTGGCACCGCGCCGGCTGCCAGTGCCACCAGCCCGCCTGGCGAGCCATCCgagggcagcaccagcagctctgccgaggaggagcagctggacACAGCCGAAATCGCCTTCCAGgtgaaggagcagctgctgaagcacaACATCGGGCAGCGGGTCTTCGGGCATTACGTGCTGGGGCTGTCGCAGGGCTCTGTCAGCGAGATCCTGGCCCGACCCAAGCCCTGGCACAAGCTGACGGTGAAGGGCAAGGAGCCGTTCATCAAGATGAAGCAGTTCCTCTCCGATGAGCAGAACGTGCTGGCCCTGAGGACTATCCAGGTGCGCCAGAGAG GTAGCATCACGCCACGGATCAGGACGCCGGAGACTGGCTCTGATGATGCCATCAAAAGCATCCTGGAGCAGGCAAAGAAGGAGATCGAGTCACAGAAGGGAG GGGAACCCAAAACACCATCAGCATCGCAAACAGTGGCCAACGGGACAGGCGGCAGCAGCTCAGAGGACGCCATCAAGAGCATCTTGGAGCAGGCACGGCGGGAgatgcaggcacagcagcaggcactgctggagaTGGAGTCAGGGAGCAGTGGGCGCCCCGGGGATACATCGCCTGCCGAGCGCTCCACGCTGGCCACCGTCAGCCAGAACATCGTTCCGACCTATGTcaagcaggaggaggggagcgGGACCAGCCCTGGCCCCCCGCAGACGCCCCTGGCCGTACTCTCACCCGCTGCCTTTGTCCAGAGCATCATCCGGAAGGTGAAGTCGGAGATCGGCGATGCTGGCTCCTACTTCGACCAGCACTGGGCATCGGAGCGGAGCCTGCTCAGCCGACCCTACACCTCTGTCTCGCCTtcgctctcctcctcctcctcgaGCTACTCCAGCATGGCCAACGGCCGGGGCTGGCCACGGGGCGAGCCCAGCGAGGGTGGCACCAACGAGGATGAGCTGCCACCAGCAGACGATGAACCCCACCGACTGACAGAGATGAAGACGGAGGGAGCTggtgcagagccagcagctggtggTCGTCTCTCCTACTACCCCACCTACGTGCCACGGACCCTGAAGCCCACCGTGCCACCACTGACACCCGAGCAGTATGAGATGTACATGTACAGGGAGGTGGACACGCTGGAGCTGACTCGGCAGGTCAAGGAGAAGTTGGCCAAGAACGGCATCTGCCAGAGGATCTTTGGAGAGAAG GTGCTGGGGCTGTCCCAGGGCAGCGTGAGCGACATGCTGTCGCGGCCCAAGCCGTGGAGCAAGCTGACGCAGAAGGGTCGGGAGCCTTTCATCCGTATGCAGCTCTGGCTGACCGACCAGCTGGGCCAAGGCATCAGCCAGCAGCCAACACCCTCCCAGG CCAGCCCGGTGGAGCCCCAGCCGTCCCCCTcgccgccccccagccctgccgagCATGAGAAGGGCTGCCAGGAGCCCCTCACCCTGGCCTTGGAGAGCAGCAAGGAAAACCAGCAGCCCGAGAGCCGGTCGACGCCTGCGATGGGTGGGAAGACGTACCCCAACAGCCAGGGACCTGTGGGCATCCAGGAGATCGTTGCCATGTCCCCCGAGCTGGACACCTACTCCATCACCAAGAAGGTCAAGGAGGTCTTGACAGACAACAATTTAG GCCAGCGGCTGTTCGGGGAGAGCATCCTGGGCCTGACGCAGGGCTCGGTGTCCGATCTCCTCTCCAGGCCCAAGCCGTGGCACAAGCTGAGCCTGAAGGGGAGGGAGCCCTTCGTCCGCATGCAGCTCTGGCTCAACGACCCCCACAACGTGGAGAAGCTGCGTGACATgaagaagctggagaagaaag cctaCCTGAAACGTCGGTACGGGCTGATGAGCACCGGCTCGGACAGCGAATCCCCCAGCGCCCGCTCCGAgtgtgccagccccagcctgcagccgCAGGACCTCAGCCTCCTCCAGATTAAGAAGCCACGGGTGGTGCTGGCCCCAGAGGAGAAGGAAGCCCTGAAGAAAGCCTACCAGCTGGAGCCCTACCCCTCCCAGCAGACCATTGAACTGCTCTCCTTCCAGCTCAACCTTAAGACCAACACCGTCATCAACTGGTTCCACAACTACAG GTCACGGATGCGCCGGGAGATGCTGGTGGAGGGCACGCAGGACAATGACACAGACCCAGAGCAGAGTGGTGGGGCAGCCGTCCCCGGGCGCCGGGCCCCCCACAGCCCCGATTCAGACACCGAGGACCGTAAACCTGTGTTTGGGGGGGGCGAGCACCCCTGTGCCGCGGTGCCCGTGAAGGtgaaggaggagcagggggaggcaggTGGCTGGGGCCGCCGGCGGGACTCACGCAGCCCAGCCGGGGCGGCCGAGGGGACCGGACCTCCCCAGGAGGagcggggggcagccccccatGCAGCTGCCCCCAGCGCCGGCAGCCTtccgcggcggggcggccgtgCTGGTGCTGCCGCCGGAGGACCCGCACCACCACCGCCACCGCACCCCGACAGCTCCCAGTCCTCTGCGGGCTCATCCCGTTGCAGTTTGGAGGTCTCCCCAACATCGCCCTCAGCAGCATCCTCGCCTGGTCTCACCGGCTCGGCCTCACCGGGGCCATCCTCTGCCGGGCCGGTCTCACCGGCACTGCcgccagcccccggcccccggctCAGCACCAGCGTCCAGCGGCGCCATGAGAAGATGGCCAACCTCAACAACATCATCCACCGCCTGGAGCGGGCTGCCAACCGTGAGGAGGCCCTTGAGTGGGAGTTCTGA